In the genome of Thermodesulfobacteriota bacterium, the window GGTCAAGGTCAAGGGAACCGGCGTGTGCCGGCATTGCGGCAACGAAGCGGACATGTGGCTGGACATATAGGCAGACTGGCCGCCTTACGGATGTGTAGCGGCCGTCAGGGAACCATTTTAGCCGCGATTTCCGTGATACCCTTGCGGATGAGCATCACCGCGATGGCGGTCAGCAGAAGGCTGGCAATCTTGGATACGATCTTGGTGCCGGTCTGGCCCAGGATCCGCGTGATGGGTTGCGCCATTAAAAAGATAAACCCCGCGATAGCGATATTGGCGACCAGCGCCGCGGCGGTAATCAGCCGGCCGTACAATCCGGCCAGAAGAATGCAGGTGGCCAGCACGGCGGGACCGGTAATCAGGGGGACGCCGATGGGTACGACGCCGAGGCTGTGAACGTCCGGACGGCGCTGCTCTTTTTCCCCGCGGAGCAGGTCACTCAAGGAGAAGACGATCAGCAGCAAGCCGCCGGCGATCATGAAGTCCGGAACGGTTATCCCCAGAAAAAGCAGCAGGGCCGGGCCGAAGGCCAGAAAGGCCAGGGCCACGGCCATGGCCGTGATGACGGACTGGTAAACGACCGTTCGGCTTCTGTCGCTGTCCACCCCTTCGGTCAGTGAAAGAAACATGGGCAGAACGCCGATGGCGTCCACCGCCACGAACAGCGGCACGAAGCACAGCCAGAAATTGTCCATTTTGTTGCCCGCCTGGAAAATCACGGTCCGCGGATAAGGTTGTTCACCGGTCGGCGGGTATCTCCAACCCACCGGACGGCCGCCTTGCCTAATTATCCTTCAGAATATCGTCGTCAAAAACATTTTCGATTTTTCGCTTGTGCTTCAGCTCTTCTCCGGCCAGAAAGCCAAAAAGTCTGGCAGTTTCGCTGTCGGAACAGCGGTTCTGCCAGGCCGAATAAAAGGCATGGGCCTTCTCCTC includes:
- a CDS encoding MarC family protein, whose translation is MDNFWLCFVPLFVAVDAIGVLPMFLSLTEGVDSDRSRTVVYQSVITAMAVALAFLAFGPALLLFLGITVPDFMIAGGLLLIVFSLSDLLRGEKEQRRPDVHSLGVVPIGVPLITGPAVLATCILLAGLYGRLITAAALVANIAIAGFIFLMAQPITRILGQTGTKIVSKIASLLLTAIAVMLIRKGITEIAAKMVP